In a genomic window of Pararge aegeria chromosome 7, ilParAegt1.1, whole genome shotgun sequence:
- the LOC120625257 gene encoding uncharacterized protein LOC120625257 isoform X1, with amino-acid sequence MSFLTEYFDEYRQHPIRKTKMCRPENRWAKLEGKWLDPRVGSEDKAWTEEEIEQFIKLTMRSLRGQSTYYNDFCGHLSPEFKTREFKPREKKRRSCKSEEVAVEEVSVPPAPKFAMKDTELMKLARELYERDMDKPTLEPLPTHTRILGYVRPCLYKTGISEYQQSIARLAYEMVRDDRIPRYYAHNGCRPRWGLPPEGTRQPELDGAPYDGERLY; translated from the exons ATGTCTTTTCTAACCGAATACTTCGATGAGTACCGGCAGCATCctataagaaaaactaaaat GTGTCGCCCTGAAAACCGATGGGCGAAATTAGAAGGAAAATGGCTGGATCCGAGAGTAGGATCGGAAGAT AAAGCGTGGACGGAAGAGGAAATTGAGCAGTTCATCAAATTGACAATGAGGAGTCTGCGCGGCCAGTCCACGTATTACAACGACTTCTGCGGCCACTTATCTCCTG AATTTAAAACCAGAGAATTCAAACCTCGAGAGAAGAAACGTCGTTCGTGCAAGTCCGAAGAAGTTGCAGTGGAAGAGGTGTCGGTGCCGCCGGCGCCAAAGTTTGCTATGAAGGACACTGAGCTGATGAAGCTGGCTCGTGAGCTGTACGAGCGGGACATGGACAAACCGACGTTAGAACCGCTGCCCACGCATACCAGGA TTCTCGGCTACGTCCGACCTTGTCTATACAAAACTGGCATCAGTGAATACCAGCAGAGCATAGCGCGTTTAGCTTACGAAATGGTTCGGGACGATCGCATACCACGATACTATGCGCATAATGGCTGCAGGCCTCGATGGGGACTGCCGCCTGAGGGTACCAGGCAACCAGAACTCGATGGAGCTCCGTATGACGGTGAAAGATTGTACTAA
- the LOC120625257 gene encoding uncharacterized protein LOC120625257 isoform X2, whose translation MLVKAWTEEEIEQFIKLTMRSLRGQSTYYNDFCGHLSPEFKTREFKPREKKRRSCKSEEVAVEEVSVPPAPKFAMKDTELMKLARELYERDMDKPTLEPLPTHTRILGYVRPCLYKTGISEYQQSIARLAYEMVRDDRIPRYYAHNGCRPRWGLPPEGTRQPELDGAPYDGERLY comes from the exons ATGTTAGTG AAAGCGTGGACGGAAGAGGAAATTGAGCAGTTCATCAAATTGACAATGAGGAGTCTGCGCGGCCAGTCCACGTATTACAACGACTTCTGCGGCCACTTATCTCCTG AATTTAAAACCAGAGAATTCAAACCTCGAGAGAAGAAACGTCGTTCGTGCAAGTCCGAAGAAGTTGCAGTGGAAGAGGTGTCGGTGCCGCCGGCGCCAAAGTTTGCTATGAAGGACACTGAGCTGATGAAGCTGGCTCGTGAGCTGTACGAGCGGGACATGGACAAACCGACGTTAGAACCGCTGCCCACGCATACCAGGA TTCTCGGCTACGTCCGACCTTGTCTATACAAAACTGGCATCAGTGAATACCAGCAGAGCATAGCGCGTTTAGCTTACGAAATGGTTCGGGACGATCGCATACCACGATACTATGCGCATAATGGCTGCAGGCCTCGATGGGGACTGCCGCCTGAGGGTACCAGGCAACCAGAACTCGATGGAGCTCCGTATGACGGTGAAAGATTGTACTAA